The Halobaculum magnesiiphilum genome contains the following window.
CGCGGCGTGTACGTCCCGAACACGAACGACGCCGGCTGGACCATCGAGGTCGACCCCTCCGTCCCGGACGAGCGCCCGTACGTCACGGGCGCGGTCGTCCGGGGCGTCGAGCTCGGCGAGTCCGGCCTCGACTCGCTGATCCAGCTGCAGGAGAAGCTGCACGCGACGATGGGGCGCGGCCGCGCGAAGGGCGCCATCGGCGTCCACGACCTCACGATGCTGAAGGGCCAAGCTCTGACGGAGGAATCCGAGCCCTCCGGCACCATCGACGCCGCCACCGCCGATCTGGGCGCGACCGAGAAGACGATCACCTACCGCGGCGTCGAGCCCGACGGCGACCGGTTCGTCCCGCTGGACGCCAACGCGGAGATGACGCCCGCGGAGGTGCTGGCGGAGCACGACACCGGCGAGACGTACGCCGATCTCGTCGAGGATCTGGACCGATACCCCGCGATATACGACGAGCTCGGGCTGTTCTCGTTCCCGCCGGTGATCAACGGGAAGCGCACGGAGGTCGACACCGAATCCCGCGATCTCTTCATCGAACTGACCGGGACCGACCAGTGGACCATCGACAAGATGTGCGTCATCCTCTGTTATGCCCTCTCGGCGCGCGGCGGCACCGTCGAGGAGGTGCAGGTGGACTACACGGACGGCGCGACGTACCCCGACGAGTACGGCCCCGAACTGATCCGGCCGGACCTCGACACCGACGAGAAGTCCGTCACCCACGAGCGCATCGAGACGATGCTCGGGATCGAATTGGAGCGCGAGGAGGTCGTCGACCTGTTCGAGCGCTCGGGCCTCGACGCCGCCTACAGTCTGGGCGAGGAGGAGACCGTCTACGACGTGGAGATCCCGCCGTACCGCGTCGACGTGCTCCATCCGCTGGACCTGGTCGACGACGTGGGACGGGCGTACGGCTTCAACGAGTTGGAGCCGACCTACCCCGACATCGGCACCATCGGCGGGCGCCACGAGCGCTCGCGGCTGGAGCGGGCGGTGCGCACGAGCCTCGTCGGCCTCGGCTTCGAGGACATGCTGAACTTCCACATGACCTCCGCCGAGGAGAACTACGACCGGCTGCGCCTCGACGAGCGCGACCCCGGCGCCGACCTGTCGGAGGCGCCGCTGGGCGCCGAGCCGCGTGCGGAGATCACCAGCCCGTACAGCGAGGATTATACCCAACTGCGCACGTGGGCGCTCCCCTCGCTGGTGCAGGTGCTGGAGAACAACACCCACCGGAGCTACCCGCAGGACCTCGCTGAGGTCGGCTTCGTCGCCCACCGCGACGACGACGTGAACACCCGCGTCGCCGAGGACTACCGGGTCGCCGGCGCGCTCGCGCGCACCGACGCCACCTACGAGGACGCGAAGGCGCGCCTCCAGGCGGTCTGTGACGACTTCGACGCCGATTTGGAGACGCCCGCGACGGAGCACCCGAGCTTCCTCGACGGGCGCGTCGCCGCGGTCGTGATCGACGGCGACGAGGTCGGCGTCGTGGGCGAACTCCACCCCGAGGTGCTGGTCGACCGGGACATGGAGGTCCCCGTCGCGGCCTTCGAGTTCTCGCTGTCGGCGCTGGCGTAGTCTCTCGGCGCCGGCGCCGCCGGCGATGTGCCCGTCGCGACGGCGGGAAACGACCATCCGAACCCGCGGACGGCGGCCGATCGCGGCGCGGGCGAGGGGAACACCTTTCACGTCATCCGCCGCAGGCACCCGTATGAGCCTGACCGTCGAAC
Protein-coding sequences here:
- the pheT gene encoding phenylalanine--tRNA ligase subunit beta is translated as MPVVDIDTDELRGLTGEENKSDEEFKEDLFALGLEYEGDTDDGLLQFEFGPDRLDRLSVEGVARSLRYQYGADRGVYVPNTNDAGWTIEVDPSVPDERPYVTGAVVRGVELGESGLDSLIQLQEKLHATMGRGRAKGAIGVHDLTMLKGQALTEESEPSGTIDAATADLGATEKTITYRGVEPDGDRFVPLDANAEMTPAEVLAEHDTGETYADLVEDLDRYPAIYDELGLFSFPPVINGKRTEVDTESRDLFIELTGTDQWTIDKMCVILCYALSARGGTVEEVQVDYTDGATYPDEYGPELIRPDLDTDEKSVTHERIETMLGIELEREEVVDLFERSGLDAAYSLGEEETVYDVEIPPYRVDVLHPLDLVDDVGRAYGFNELEPTYPDIGTIGGRHERSRLERAVRTSLVGLGFEDMLNFHMTSAEENYDRLRLDERDPGADLSEAPLGAEPRAEITSPYSEDYTQLRTWALPSLVQVLENNTHRSYPQDLAEVGFVAHRDDDVNTRVAEDYRVAGALARTDATYEDAKARLQAVCDDFDADLETPATEHPSFLDGRVAAVVIDGDEVGVVGELHPEVLVDRDMEVPVAAFEFSLSALA